In Prionailurus viverrinus isolate Anna chromosome C2, UM_Priviv_1.0, whole genome shotgun sequence, one DNA window encodes the following:
- the B3GALT5 gene encoding beta-1,3-galactosyltransferase 5 — MAFVKMRLVYVSLVVLGALCLYFSMYSLTPFKGEPFVFKKERGSFLQLPDINCRQDPPFLVLLVTSSHEQLFARTVIRNTWGKEKNVSGKQIKTFFLLGATANKDLSRLVAQESQQHRDIIQKDFMDAYFNLTLKTMMGIEWIHRFCPQAAFVMKTDSDMFVNVYYLTELLLKKNRTTRFFTGFLKLNEFPIRDKHNKWFVSKYEYPWDKYPPFCSGTGYVFSSDVAGQVYNVSESVPFIKLEDVFVGLCLAKLQIRLEELHSEQTFFPNGLRFSTCRFKKIVACHFVKPHHMLSYWQALENSLGEECPAE, encoded by the coding sequence ATGGCTTTTGTGAAGATGCGACTGGTATATGTCTCGCTGGTGGTCCTGGGAGCCCTCTGTTTGTATTTTAGCATGTACAGTCTGACTCCTTTTAAAGGCGAGCCGTTtgttttcaagaaagaaagagggagctTCCTTCAGCTCCCAGATATCAACTGCAGGCAGGACCCCCCTTTCCTTGTCCTGCTGGTGACCTCCTCCCACGAACAGTTGTTTGCTCGCACGGTCATCCGGAACAcgtgggggaaagaaaagaacgTGAGTGGCAAGCAAATAAAAACGTTCTTCCTCCTGGGAGCCACGGCCAACAAGGACCTGTCGAGACTGGTGGCACAGGAGAGCCAGCAGCATCGCGACATTATCCAGAAGGACTTCATGGACGCCTACTTCAACTTGACCCTGAAGACCATGATGGGCATAGAGTGGATTCACCGCTTCTGTCCTCAGGCGGCTTTTGTGATGAAAACGGACTCCGACATGTTCGTCAACGTCTATTACCTGACCGAGCTGCTCctgaagaaaaacagaaccacccGGTTTTTCACCGGCTTCTTAAAACTGAACGAGTTTCCCATTAGGGACAAGCACAACAAGTGGTTTGTCAGTAAGTACGAATACCCGTGGGACAAGTACCCGCCCTTCTGCTCGGGCACTGGCTACGTGTTCTCCAGCGATGTCGCGGGTCAGGTGTACAACGTCTCGGAGAGCGTCCCGTTCATTAAGCTGGAAGACGTCTTCGTGGGGCTCTGCCTCGCCAAACTGCAAATCAGGCTGGAGGAACTTCACTCCGAGCAGACCTTCTTCCCGAACGGGTTACGCTTTTCCACGTGTCGTTTTAAGAAGATCGTGGCCTGCCATTTCGTCAAGCCTCACCACATGCTGAGCTATTGGCAGGCTCTGGAAAATTCTCTGGGGGAAGAGTGCCCAGCTGAATGA